A portion of the Paenibacillus hamazuiensis genome contains these proteins:
- the namA gene encoding NADPH dehydrogenase NamA, protein MAHLFNPLTIKEMTLKNRIVMSPMCMYSCEKKDGKVTNWHKTHYTSRAVGQVGLIIVEATAVTPQGRISEQDLGIWSDEHVEGLAELVRLVHEQDAKIGIQIAHAGRKSQVSGPIAAPSAVPFSETSKMPEALSADQVAETVHAFVSAAARAKQAGFDVIEIHAAHGYLINQFLSPLANHRDDGYGGDAERRYRFLREIVDGIRRIWDGPLFVRISANEYHPEGNSIEQYVEYARKMKDQGVDLVDCSSGSVVNYPITAYPGYQVPYAEAIKRQAGILTGAVGLITEPAHAEEIVAGGRADLVFLARELLREPYWPRLAAKALGHELAAPKQYTRGW, encoded by the coding sequence ATGGCACATCTGTTTAACCCGCTGACCATCAAGGAGATGACGTTGAAAAACCGCATCGTTATGTCCCCCATGTGCATGTACTCTTGCGAAAAAAAAGACGGCAAAGTGACCAATTGGCATAAGACGCATTATACGAGCAGAGCGGTCGGACAAGTCGGCCTCATTATCGTCGAAGCGACCGCCGTTACGCCGCAGGGACGCATTTCCGAACAGGATCTAGGCATTTGGAGCGATGAGCATGTCGAGGGTCTGGCCGAATTGGTCAGGCTTGTGCATGAGCAGGATGCGAAAATCGGCATCCAGATCGCCCACGCCGGCCGCAAATCGCAGGTAAGCGGCCCGATTGCCGCACCGTCGGCCGTTCCGTTTTCGGAGACGTCCAAAATGCCGGAAGCCCTTTCGGCCGACCAAGTGGCGGAAACCGTTCACGCCTTCGTGTCTGCCGCAGCCAGAGCCAAGCAAGCCGGGTTCGATGTCATTGAAATTCATGCGGCTCACGGTTATTTGATCAACCAGTTCCTCTCCCCTCTCGCCAATCATCGGGATGACGGGTACGGCGGAGATGCGGAGCGCAGATACCGCTTCCTGCGCGAGATTGTTGACGGAATCCGGCGGATTTGGGACGGACCGCTATTTGTCCGCATATCGGCTAACGAATACCATCCGGAAGGCAACTCTATAGAGCAGTACGTAGAGTATGCGCGAAAAATGAAAGATCAAGGCGTCGATCTCGTCGACTGCAGCTCCGGATCGGTCGTGAACTACCCGATAACTGCATATCCGGGTTACCAGGTTCCTTATGCCGAGGCGATTAAACGACAAGCCGGCATACTGACGGGCGCGGTCGGTCTTATCACCGAACCGGCACACGCCGAAGAGATCGTCGCGGGCGGCCGCGCCGATCTCGTATTTTTGGCCCGCGAGCTGCTTCGCGAGCCGTATTGGCCGCGCCTGGCCGCCAAAGCGCTGGGCCACGAGCTTGCTGCTCCGAAACAATATACGCGAGGGTGGTAA
- a CDS encoding polysaccharide deacetylase family protein, whose product MKLKNLLLAAALFSLAGCSQAGQNAAQGGDNTNSGGRGTGSYTAQSAGDNRKLNATETPRLKAGAEQVHRQPQPLSLADLHQKYKSTFLFNGPASLREVALTFDDVPDNEFTPQVLDVLKAYGVRATFFVVGNRAEAHPDIVRRIAAEGHVLGNHSYDHPNLPKMSDDVFHDQVKRTGDILANITGIHTRLFRPPYGNIDEDQIKWLASQQYHVINWNVDSLDWKGLNADQVATNVLSHVNPGSIVLQHGAGGTGEDLSGTVKALPTIIERLQARGIKLVTIPELLQIPAGL is encoded by the coding sequence ATGAAACTAAAGAATCTGCTTCTTGCTGCAGCTCTTTTTTCCTTAGCCGGCTGCAGCCAGGCGGGACAAAACGCAGCGCAAGGCGGCGACAACACCAATTCCGGCGGCCGGGGGACGGGTTCCTATACCGCCCAGTCGGCAGGGGACAATCGGAAGCTGAATGCAACCGAAACGCCCCGATTGAAAGCAGGTGCCGAACAGGTGCACCGGCAGCCGCAACCGCTCTCCCTTGCCGATTTGCATCAAAAGTATAAGAGCACGTTTTTGTTTAACGGCCCGGCATCGCTGCGCGAGGTTGCCTTAACGTTCGACGACGTGCCGGACAACGAATTTACGCCGCAGGTGCTTGATGTTTTGAAAGCATACGGCGTACGCGCAACCTTCTTTGTCGTAGGGAACCGGGCCGAGGCTCATCCGGACATCGTTCGGCGAATCGCGGCCGAAGGGCACGTTCTGGGCAATCACTCCTACGATCATCCGAATTTGCCGAAAATGTCGGATGACGTGTTTCACGATCAGGTGAAGCGTACCGGGGATATTTTAGCAAATATCACCGGTATTCACACGAGGCTGTTTCGCCCCCCTTACGGGAATATCGACGAAGACCAGATCAAGTGGCTGGCGAGCCAGCAATACCACGTGATCAATTGGAACGTCGATTCGCTCGACTGGAAAGGATTAAACGCCGATCAAGTAGCCACAAACGTGCTCAGCCACGTCAATCCCGGATCGATCGTGCTGCAGCACGGAGCCGGAGGCACCGGAGAAGATTTGAGCGGCACGGTCAAGGCGCTGCCGACGATCATCGAGCGGCTTCAGGCAAGGGGCATCAAGCTTGTCACCATCCCCGAGCTTCTGCAAATTCCTGCCGGATTATAA
- the udk gene encoding uridine kinase produces the protein MLIIGIAGGTGSGKTSVAHSVIDKLGKQNVNLISQDNYYLDHSDLPFAERELINYDHPLAFDDDLLLKHLNQLKLGHKVRSPLYDFANHARSSETVEIDIKPIVIVEGLHVLSNPALREIFDIKVFVDTDPDVRILRRVVRDIHERGRTIQSIHDQYLSTVKPMHDAFIEPSKKYADIIIPEGAHNEVGISLLTIWTEKYINGVGQR, from the coding sequence ATGCTGATCATCGGTATTGCCGGCGGAACCGGCTCGGGGAAAACGTCGGTAGCCCACTCCGTCATAGATAAGCTGGGCAAGCAAAACGTCAATCTGATTTCCCAGGATAACTACTACCTCGATCACTCCGATCTGCCCTTCGCGGAGCGCGAGCTGATCAATTACGACCATCCGCTCGCCTTTGACGACGATCTTCTGCTCAAGCATCTTAATCAGCTGAAACTAGGCCATAAAGTACGTTCTCCGCTGTACGACTTCGCGAACCATGCCAGATCTTCCGAAACGGTGGAGATTGACATCAAGCCTATCGTCATAGTCGAGGGGCTGCACGTCTTGTCCAATCCGGCGCTGCGCGAAATATTCGACATCAAAGTATTCGTGGATACCGATCCGGATGTGCGCATTTTGCGCCGCGTAGTCCGGGATATCCATGAGCGGGGCCGCACGATCCAATCGATACATGATCAATATTTGTCCACCGTCAAGCCGATGCATGACGCTTTCATCGAGCCGTCCAAAAAATACGCGGATATCATTATCCCCGAAGGCGCTCACAACGAGGTCGGCATCAGCTTGCTGACGATCTGGACGGAAAAATACATAAACGGCGTAGGCCAGCGCTGA
- a CDS encoding sugar ABC transporter substrate-binding protein, with the protein MSFKWKRALVPALAIVMSASLMACGAKPQEAAGPAADKQGAAPAAANSLENKKIALIMQINLGTFSAQYIEGVKEQVEKLGGKVTVFTSDGDLAKMSSNLDAAINQKFDAILTDHGTPEALEAGVKKAVEKKIPVIAFDADLKVPGVTVLEQGDQKMAEQTLDRLAQDIGGKGNIVKIWVAGFAPMERRQIAYKAFLDKNKDIKEIAAFGAATQNTALDTQAQMEAILKKYPNKGDITAVWASWDEFAKGAARAIQQAGRTEIKLYGIDMSDEDLQMIQDPKNPWIASAAVDPKDIGRVQVRYAYQKMHGDQTPDKVVLDPVFVSRDQLPQNQISTADLSKHVKGWGNSQQGYTDWLKELEGKAKK; encoded by the coding sequence ATGTCTTTTAAATGGAAACGCGCATTAGTACCTGCATTAGCCATTGTCATGTCCGCCAGCCTCATGGCGTGCGGAGCCAAACCTCAGGAAGCCGCCGGGCCCGCGGCCGACAAACAAGGAGCCGCTCCGGCCGCAGCCAATTCGCTGGAAAACAAAAAAATCGCACTCATCATGCAAATCAATCTCGGCACATTCTCCGCGCAGTACATAGAAGGCGTGAAGGAGCAGGTGGAGAAGCTCGGCGGCAAAGTGACCGTATTCACCTCGGATGGCGACCTTGCGAAGATGTCCTCTAACCTGGATGCGGCCATCAACCAGAAGTTCGACGCGATCCTGACAGACCATGGAACACCGGAAGCGCTGGAAGCCGGCGTGAAGAAAGCAGTGGAGAAGAAAATTCCGGTTATCGCTTTCGATGCCGATCTCAAAGTGCCGGGCGTCACCGTGCTCGAGCAGGGCGACCAGAAGATGGCCGAGCAGACGCTGGACCGTCTGGCCCAAGACATTGGCGGCAAAGGCAATATCGTCAAAATTTGGGTAGCCGGCTTCGCTCCGATGGAGCGCAGACAAATCGCCTATAAAGCATTCCTCGATAAAAACAAGGACATTAAAGAAATCGCCGCCTTCGGCGCAGCGACGCAAAATACGGCGCTCGATACACAGGCGCAAATGGAAGCGATTCTGAAAAAGTACCCGAACAAAGGCGATATCACCGCCGTTTGGGCGTCCTGGGACGAATTCGCGAAAGGCGCCGCACGTGCGATCCAGCAAGCGGGCCGTACGGAAATCAAGCTGTACGGTATCGATATGAGCGACGAGGACCTGCAGATGATCCAGGATCCGAAAAATCCATGGATCGCATCCGCTGCCGTCGACCCGAAAGATATCGGCCGCGTACAGGTTCGTTACGCATACCAGAAGATGCACGGCGATCAAACGCCGGACAAAGTGGTGCTTGATCCGGTATTCGTCTCCCGCGACCAGCTGCCGCAAAACCAAATTTCCACCGCCGATCTCAGCAAGCACGTCAAGGGCTGGGGGAACAGCCAGCAAGGTTATACCGATTGGCTGAAGGAACTGGAAGGCAAAGCGAAAAAATAA